Proteins from a genomic interval of Oceanispirochaeta crateris:
- a CDS encoding RraA family protein: MDKIETLTAAQIEGLRRFDTPTIANAIEFFGIRPRTEGAMTPEVQCFLPYGKTMIGYACTAKISAIKAPTQEQLDNSMKYYEILQKTPRPSIAVVEDIDPTPSGSFWGEVNATVHKALGCVGTITNGGVRDLNEVGPLEFGFFAKCLLVTHAYIHIEDYNCDVEFAGVKVRPGDLLAADRHGVVLIPKEIAHKLARACEKAADAEMPVLTGCRRAISEGKEVDLKELESWRTEMARLRTLEV, translated from the coding sequence ATGGATAAAATTGAAACACTAACTGCTGCTCAAATTGAAGGGCTTCGAAGATTTGACACCCCAACCATAGCCAATGCAATAGAGTTCTTTGGTATTCGACCAAGGACCGAAGGGGCCATGACTCCCGAGGTTCAATGCTTTTTACCCTATGGTAAGACCATGATCGGTTATGCCTGTACCGCCAAGATTTCAGCAATCAAAGCACCGACACAGGAGCAGCTGGATAACTCCATGAAATATTATGAAATCCTTCAAAAAACTCCCCGTCCGTCAATTGCTGTTGTTGAAGATATCGATCCTACTCCATCCGGTTCTTTCTGGGGAGAAGTTAATGCTACTGTCCATAAGGCTCTAGGATGTGTTGGTACAATTACGAATGGTGGAGTCCGGGATTTAAATGAGGTTGGTCCTCTGGAATTTGGATTCTTTGCAAAATGCCTTCTTGTTACACACGCCTATATTCATATTGAAGACTATAATTGTGATGTGGAATTTGCAGGAGTTAAAGTCCGCCCCGGAGACCTTCTTGCAGCAGACCGCCATGGTGTTGTTTTGATTCCAAAAGAAATTGCCCATAAATTAGCCAGAGCTTGTGAAAAAGCCGCAGATGCAGAAATGCCTGTACTCACAGGTTGCCGCAGAGCCATCAGTGAAGGTAAAGAAGTTGACTTGAAAGAGCTTGAAAGCTGGCGTACTGAAATGGCTAGACTTAGAACTCTTGAAGTCTAA
- a CDS encoding glycoside hydrolase family 2 protein produces the protein MKNIPLMNHWIFCKGFEESYPFHKISGETVHLPHQVKEIPLNCFDEEIYQDIYTYQKEILLPPKEEAGQWSLQFDGVMVSAEVFVNGLAVGSHQGGFTPFTIELPLSVTQENPLLLTVKVDSRENPHIPPFGHVLDYLCYGGIYRDVTLVFHPEIFIVNSKTDYVLSDRVLGEYSHTLFVKNDTGETRLVHLKADLMKDRDVVASLEKEQELVPGESVLTLTGTPKIPVILWDTENPFLYDLLISLRAEGVEDTRSIRIGFREISFTEDGFFLNKQRIQLTGLNRHQSFPYIGYAMPARAQQRDAEIMKNELALNCTRSSHYPASPYFLSRCDEIGLLVFEELPGWQFIGDTQWQDKACDMLESMIRRDWNHPSIISWGVRINESDDHGEFYTRTNNLSRNLDPSRPTSGIRFKEGSEFLEDVYTFNDFTHEGERSVLIDPHTATGLKEKVPYLISEYNGHMYPTKSFDQEERLVEHALRHTRVQDHARRDSAISGAIGWCAFDYNTHYQFGSGDRICYHGVMDMFRFPKPAAYFYSSQISPEKNVVLEPSTRWARGERAIGMMPPYVIFTNCDAIDIHYGEESLGRFYPDRQRFPALRFPPVVIEKPLFGLWGSDWRNVRFSAIYKDEVVKTVLYSKKPVPSTLRIHADDLSLNCKSWDTTRVTFTVDDQVGHPVSFMDAVLSVEIDGPGEIIGDSQVSLISGRRAVWIRTSPGECGVITLKGQCRGLVSKCIKIEVTED, from the coding sequence ATGAAAAATATACCATTAATGAATCATTGGATATTCTGCAAAGGTTTTGAAGAATCATATCCATTCCATAAAATCTCAGGTGAGACAGTTCATCTTCCACACCAGGTAAAAGAGATCCCTTTAAATTGTTTTGATGAAGAGATCTATCAGGATATTTATACTTATCAGAAAGAAATCCTTCTGCCTCCTAAGGAGGAAGCCGGGCAATGGTCGCTGCAGTTTGATGGTGTTATGGTTTCGGCTGAAGTCTTTGTTAATGGCTTGGCGGTAGGGTCCCATCAAGGTGGATTCACTCCTTTTACTATAGAACTGCCTTTGTCTGTTACCCAAGAGAATCCTCTGTTACTGACAGTAAAAGTCGACAGCCGGGAAAATCCGCATATACCTCCATTCGGGCATGTTCTGGACTACCTATGCTATGGAGGGATTTACCGTGATGTTACTCTGGTTTTTCATCCTGAAATATTTATAGTAAACAGTAAGACTGATTATGTCCTTTCGGACCGTGTCCTCGGAGAATACAGCCATACTCTCTTTGTTAAAAATGATACAGGAGAAACCAGGCTTGTTCATTTGAAAGCAGATCTTATGAAAGATAGAGACGTTGTTGCTTCCCTTGAAAAAGAACAGGAATTGGTCCCCGGCGAATCGGTTCTTACTTTGACCGGTACCCCGAAAATCCCTGTGATTCTATGGGATACGGAAAATCCTTTTTTATATGACCTGCTTATAAGCCTTAGAGCCGAAGGTGTTGAAGATACCCGGAGTATTAGAATCGGATTTCGGGAAATCTCTTTTACCGAAGATGGATTTTTTCTCAATAAGCAAAGAATACAACTCACGGGTCTTAATCGCCATCAGTCCTTTCCATACATTGGATATGCCATGCCAGCAAGGGCTCAGCAGCGAGATGCAGAGATAATGAAAAACGAGTTGGCTCTGAATTGTACGCGATCCTCCCATTACCCTGCTAGTCCTTATTTTCTTAGTCGTTGCGATGAGATTGGACTTCTGGTTTTTGAAGAATTGCCGGGGTGGCAATTCATTGGGGACACACAATGGCAGGATAAAGCCTGTGACATGCTAGAATCAATGATTCGCCGGGACTGGAATCATCCTTCAATTATTTCTTGGGGTGTCAGGATCAATGAATCCGATGATCATGGGGAATTTTATACACGAACGAATAATCTAAGCAGGAATCTGGATCCCAGCCGCCCAACCAGCGGGATTCGATTTAAAGAGGGGAGCGAATTCCTTGAAGATGTTTACACCTTCAATGATTTTACCCATGAAGGAGAACGTTCCGTTCTGATCGATCCGCATACCGCCACTGGCTTGAAAGAAAAAGTTCCCTATCTTATATCAGAATATAATGGTCATATGTATCCCACTAAGTCCTTTGATCAGGAAGAACGGTTGGTGGAACATGCTCTGCGTCATACCCGTGTTCAGGATCATGCTCGTCGAGATTCCGCAATTTCAGGCGCCATCGGTTGGTGTGCCTTTGATTATAACACTCATTATCAGTTTGGATCAGGGGACAGAATCTGTTACCACGGTGTCATGGATATGTTCCGTTTCCCAAAACCGGCGGCCTACTTCTATTCAAGCCAGATTTCTCCAGAAAAGAATGTTGTCCTTGAACCATCCACTCGCTGGGCCCGTGGTGAGCGGGCTATCGGTATGATGCCTCCCTATGTGATTTTCACAAATTGTGATGCCATTGATATTCACTACGGGGAAGAGTCTCTAGGTCGGTTTTATCCGGATCGTCAACGGTTTCCTGCTTTGAGATTTCCTCCGGTGGTCATCGAAAAACCATTGTTCGGACTTTGGGGTTCAGACTGGCGTAATGTCCGATTCTCTGCAATATATAAAGATGAAGTAGTTAAAACAGTTCTTTATTCTAAAAAACCGGTTCCGAGTACCTTAAGGATCCATGCGGATGATCTGAGTTTGAATTGCAAATCCTGGGATACCACTCGGGTGACATTTACAGTGGATGATCAAGTTGGCCATCCTGTAAGTTTTATGGATGCTGTTCTCTCTGTAGAGATCGATGGTCCCGGTGAAATCATCGGAGATTCCCAAGTTTCTTTGATTTCAGGTCGGCGGGCTGTCTGGATAAGGACGAGTCCGGGTGAGTGCGGTGTGATCACCCTGAAGGGGCAGTGCCGGGGACTGGTTTCTAAGTGTATAAAAATTGAGGTAACAGAAGATTGA
- a CDS encoding Sapep family Mn(2+)-dependent dipeptidase — protein sequence MINKEEIRERVHSILNQNQEYLVSSLTNLIRIKSIQGDPKPGAPFGIGPAESLDAFLSLGKELGFQTCNIDSYAGHILWNPTNPDAGCDDIGVLVHLDVVPADEDSWIYPPYSGQVVEGRIYGRGAQDDKGPAIAVLFALMALKESGYVPRRSIRLIAGTNEETGSADLPKYLEKYPEPAQSIVPDGYFPVVHGEMGIQDITLTYPLPAENPGEPVVRELSGGSYRNMVPDSCRIILSHVSQSLEELRAFIPLDLAHLSKMTKNALDLVIETQGKSVHAALPELGTNAISIMMKLLSVLPLRTNLSSFIDFYNTNFGSDCYGERIGCSCSDEESGSLRLNTGVLTLKGNQIVLDLNLRYPVSVEGEWVYKAIQTAVKKYGVESELLIDSKPLYFSSDDPFIKMLHKEYLLETGDHDSVPLVQGGGTYARTLKNAAAIGGKFPYNEDRAHQTDENIFIKDLLSSARIYAGILIEMTS from the coding sequence TTGATCAATAAAGAAGAAATCAGAGAAAGAGTTCATTCCATTTTGAATCAAAATCAGGAATACCTTGTAAGTTCCTTAACAAATTTGATTCGTATAAAGAGTATTCAGGGAGATCCAAAACCTGGAGCACCCTTTGGTATTGGACCGGCAGAAAGTCTGGATGCTTTTTTGTCTCTTGGAAAAGAACTGGGATTTCAAACTTGTAATATCGATTCTTATGCTGGTCATATACTCTGGAATCCAACAAATCCGGATGCTGGCTGTGATGATATAGGGGTTTTGGTGCATCTTGATGTTGTTCCTGCAGATGAGGATTCCTGGATATATCCACCATACTCTGGACAGGTTGTGGAGGGCCGGATCTACGGGAGGGGGGCTCAGGATGATAAAGGCCCTGCTATAGCCGTGTTATTTGCTCTGATGGCACTGAAAGAATCGGGTTATGTCCCCAGGCGTAGTATCAGGCTGATTGCGGGAACCAATGAAGAAACCGGATCAGCAGATTTACCGAAATACCTTGAGAAATATCCTGAACCAGCTCAGAGTATTGTACCTGATGGTTATTTTCCAGTAGTACATGGTGAGATGGGAATTCAGGATATAACACTAACTTATCCCTTGCCAGCAGAAAACCCTGGAGAACCGGTGGTGAGAGAACTGTCTGGTGGAAGTTATAGGAATATGGTACCAGACAGCTGCCGGATCATATTGAGTCATGTCTCTCAAAGTTTAGAAGAACTAAGGGCCTTTATTCCATTAGATTTGGCTCACCTTAGTAAAATGACAAAAAATGCTTTGGATCTTGTTATTGAAACACAGGGAAAGTCGGTTCATGCGGCTCTGCCTGAACTGGGTACCAATGCAATTAGTATTATGATGAAGCTTTTATCTGTTCTTCCCTTAAGGACAAATTTGAGTTCATTTATTGATTTCTATAATACTAATTTTGGCAGTGATTGCTATGGTGAACGTATTGGCTGCAGCTGTTCTGATGAAGAATCAGGTTCCCTTCGATTGAATACTGGAGTCTTAACTCTGAAAGGAAATCAGATCGTACTGGACCTCAACCTCCGGTATCCTGTTTCAGTAGAAGGAGAATGGGTATATAAAGCGATACAAACGGCGGTCAAAAAATATGGAGTGGAATCCGAACTTTTAATTGATTCAAAACCACTTTACTTTTCCTCCGACGATCCTTTTATCAAGATGCTTCACAAGGAATATCTACTGGAAACGGGAGACCATGACTCTGTTCCTTTAGTCCAGGGAGGAGGAACCTATGCGCGGACACTTAAAAATGCTGCTGCTATTGGAGGAAAATTCCCGTATAATGAGGATAGGGCTCATCAAACAGATGAAAATATTTTCATAAAGGATCTTCTTTCTTCAGCCAGAATCTATGCTGGAATTTTAATAGAAATGACCAGTTGA
- a CDS encoding ABC transporter permease subunit, with amino-acid sequence MKDKRLPLQSQLLVLPILLLILLIGIAPFTGAFRDSFYHDNYGEQSFAGLENYKIILGDAAFPYSLNITVLWAFLNVSLCIVFSFLLALRLMNTKSSFLHRMLLIPWGIPVYIAIPLWRAFLHGNGGDSVITKLTGLHINLMIDPIAGFLGALLVSLWLSIPITTFVFAGHMRKVSHSVIEAAHLDGAGNGEIARHIYIPEIKDSLLAMAVLNFIKAFKEFTLVFMLTSGGPPLLSGITDRHIVGATTTLGVFLYEVFLQNSDWGINAAYALIMAVLVLFIMSLWILIRKQKSLRIFLIFSALVLIPGGKPVLWIMAIGYMVLVLLNKKQLMRILVLLHLGVTVFLVVTEGYLAGFHPGILLPLLTLLIQKKQERNSSRQFHMPLKNWKIQGPALTTASGLIMGLFIVLTIIILYMLLWMSFSRISSCFIDSFVPPLSTTENFRIIFAEEGILRYFINTFVVAGITAGLLPFLVFPGAVYLNKAGSKTTLTFLAFIQIVGIAGGMHSLIPLYRIFRAFSLIDNYLPLILIYLYHSIPMALFVLTAYLKTIPTSFRDLAKLEGMGEHAYAFRILLPLSLPPLLTVVMIAFVSGWNGFQAPLLFLNSEEKYTISLKLFSYVGNLASGSPVWNLFAAASVANTLFIGTLFMRFRSPMTTSPLSESETD; translated from the coding sequence ATGAAAGATAAGCGCCTTCCTCTACAGAGTCAACTCCTCGTGCTGCCCATACTGCTGTTGATCCTGCTCATTGGGATAGCTCCGTTCACAGGGGCCTTTCGAGATAGCTTCTATCATGATAATTACGGAGAGCAAAGTTTTGCAGGACTTGAAAACTATAAAATTATTTTAGGGGACGCAGCCTTTCCCTACAGCCTGAACATCACGGTTCTCTGGGCTTTTTTGAATGTCAGTCTCTGTATAGTATTTTCCTTTCTTCTGGCCCTCCGTTTAATGAATACAAAGAGCTCTTTTCTTCACCGGATGCTCCTCATTCCCTGGGGTATTCCCGTCTATATTGCCATCCCTCTCTGGAGAGCCTTTCTTCATGGCAACGGTGGAGATTCAGTCATCACCAAACTGACTGGACTGCACATCAACCTCATGATCGATCCAATTGCCGGTTTTCTGGGAGCCCTTTTGGTGAGCCTCTGGCTCAGCATCCCCATTACAACCTTTGTCTTTGCCGGACACATGCGAAAGGTGAGCCATTCTGTCATTGAAGCAGCACATCTGGATGGAGCAGGAAATGGAGAAATCGCAAGGCATATCTATATTCCGGAAATAAAAGACTCTCTTTTGGCCATGGCTGTCTTGAATTTCATCAAGGCCTTTAAGGAGTTTACACTCGTTTTCATGCTCACCTCAGGAGGCCCGCCTCTTTTAAGCGGAATAACCGACCGGCATATCGTGGGAGCGACAACGACTCTGGGAGTATTTTTGTATGAGGTCTTCCTACAGAATTCAGATTGGGGTATTAATGCAGCCTATGCACTGATTATGGCGGTTCTGGTCCTCTTTATCATGTCTTTGTGGATATTGATCAGGAAACAAAAGTCCCTAAGGATCTTCCTTATTTTCTCGGCTCTTGTATTGATTCCGGGAGGGAAACCAGTCCTTTGGATCATGGCTATTGGATATATGGTCTTAGTCCTCTTGAATAAAAAACAACTCATGAGGATTTTAGTCCTACTCCATCTAGGAGTGACTGTTTTTCTGGTGGTGACAGAGGGCTATTTGGCTGGATTTCATCCGGGGATACTACTCCCCCTTCTGACCCTCCTAATACAAAAAAAACAGGAAAGAAACTCTTCAAGGCAATTTCATATGCCTTTGAAGAACTGGAAAATCCAAGGTCCAGCTTTGACGACAGCTTCCGGCTTGATCATGGGATTATTCATCGTTCTCACAATCATTATTCTGTATATGCTCCTATGGATGAGTTTCTCCCGTATCAGTTCCTGCTTTATAGACAGCTTTGTACCTCCTTTATCTACGACTGAAAATTTCAGAATTATATTTGCAGAAGAAGGGATACTCCGTTACTTTATCAATACCTTTGTTGTTGCAGGAATCACAGCAGGGCTTCTCCCATTCCTGGTTTTCCCCGGAGCTGTCTATCTGAACAAAGCAGGAAGCAAAACAACTCTGACCTTTTTGGCCTTTATCCAAATAGTTGGAATTGCCGGCGGCATGCACTCCCTGATTCCCTTATACAGAATATTCAGAGCCTTCAGCTTGATAGACAACTACCTACCCCTCATTTTGATTTACCTATATCACTCTATCCCCATGGCCTTATTTGTTCTCACGGCATATCTTAAAACTATTCCCACTTCTTTTAGAGATCTTGCCAAGCTGGAAGGGATGGGAGAACATGCCTATGCCTTTAGGATTCTCCTTCCTTTATCTCTACCCCCACTTTTGACAGTTGTGATGATAGCCTTTGTTTCCGGATGGAACGGATTTCAAGCTCCTTTACTGTTTCTAAATAGTGAAGAAAAATATACCATCAGTCTGAAACTTTTCAGCTATGTGGGAAATCTGGCCTCGGGCAGTCCGGTTTGGAATCTTTTTGCAGCCGCCTCAGTGGCGAATACCCTTTTTATTGGAACCTTGTTTATGCGTTTTAGAAGTCCTATGACAACGAGTCCTCTTAGTGAGAGTGAAACAGATTAA